A genomic segment from Glycine soja cultivar W05 chromosome 20, ASM419377v2, whole genome shotgun sequence encodes:
- the LOC114402641 gene encoding uncharacterized protein At5g39865-like yields MKGVKGKFLKKLKSIKPILKQERILQLKASDGYVDFLPKIPSFNLHSPFVSRENKPEKVVQRCEKMQDEPEVIDLAELMKDLEEEEDDEMDLDDYNDNKENIGPCSQKPQQHHKGVLQNGNRAKTEPKQRGVLEEKWSSPAKAASNSNRKTPSLETDIPSFRRPDLNSGSLFDPNLLAAFEHAVKEHARMTEEQRRARVEEESSQKVEDDDPDPDPDPDPLMFFEEKCPPGGDGTVIFYTTTLRGIRKTFEDCNKIRFLLQSFKVLYFERDISMHKEFKDELWSSLEGKSLPPRLFVKGRYIGGAEEVLSLHEQGKLRKILVGVPMDYSNGPCDACGGIRFVLCFKCNGSHKVVEENGESNQCLQCNENGLIVCPYCC; encoded by the coding sequence atgaagggggTGAAAGGAAAATTCCTGAAGAAGCTCAAATCCATCAAACCAATCCTGAAGCAAGAGCGAATTCTCCAGCTTAAGGCCTCAGATGGGTACGTCGATTTTCTCCCAAAGATTCCGAGTTTCAATCTGCATTCCCCGTTTGTTTCCCGAGAAAACAAGCCCGAGAAAGTTGTTCAGAGGTGCGAGAAAATGCAGGATGAACCCGAGGTCATCGACTTGGCAGAGCTGATGAAAGaccttgaagaagaagaagatgatgaaatgGATTTGGATGATTACAATGACAACAAAGAGAACATAGGTCCATGTTCTCAGAAACCCCAACAACACCACAAGGGTGTTTTGCAGAATGGGAACAGAGCAAAAACAGAGCCAAAACAGAGAGGGGTTTTGGAGGAAAAATGGTCTTCACCTGCAAAAGCTGCAAGTAACAGCAACAGAAAAACCCCTTCGTTAGAGACTGATATTCCATCGTTCCGGCGGCCGGACTTGAACTCCGGCAGCCTATTCGATCCGAATCTACTGGCGGCGTTCGAGCATGCCGTGAAGGAACATGCTAGAATGACAGAAGAACAGAGGAGAGCCAGAGTCGAAGAAGAGTCTTCACAGAAAGTGGAAGATGATGACCCTGACCCTGACCCTGACCCTGATCCTTTGATGTTCTTTGAAGAGAAGTGTCCACCCGGGGGCGATGGCACAGTTATTTTCTACACCACGACGCTTAGGGGAATCCGGAAGACATTCGAGGACTGCAACAAAATTCGCTTCCTCCTGCAGAGTTTCAAGGTTTTGTATTTTGAGAGGGACATTTCAATGCACAAGGAATTCAAGGATGAGTTGTGGAGCAGTTTGGAGGGGAAATCACTGCCTCCAAGGCTTTTTGTTAAGGGGAGGTACATTGGTGGAGCAGAAGAAGTTTTGAGTTTGCATGAACAGGGAAAGCTGAGGAAAATCTTAGTAGGGGTTCCAATGGATTATTCTAATGGTCCTTGTGATGCATGTGGAGGGATAAGGTTTGTGTTGTGCTTCAAGTGTAATGGAAGCCACAAGGTCGTGGAGGAAAATGGAGAGAGCAATCAGTGCCTTCAGTGTAATGAGAATGGCTTGATTGTGTGCCCTTACTGCTGCTAG
- the LOC114402168 gene encoding cucumber peeling cupredoxin-like, producing the protein MLQHQNPFVLSFSAFFLAFLCHCSATTFTVGDSAGWIIPPYPTYYNNWSHSHFIRVGDSVEFKFDDKFYNLIQVSQKEYQHCTSLEPLRIFNSSPVILPLRERGVLFFICNIPNYCCLGQKIVISVHKDSLEKTPSPSPSQVPITISPHPSSPNASAPQPHGSSSGMSSPPSPTTSTSGGNGGNSPGPSSTQEGKSNAVALVGGRSFTVSLGQLLSMLGAFFGLWVM; encoded by the exons ATGTTGCAGCATCAAAACCCCTTTGTTCTCTCATTTTCCGCATTTTTTTTAGCCTTCTTATGTCACTGTTCTGCTACAACATTCACAGTGGGAGATTCAGCAGGCTGGATTATTCCACCATATCCAACATACTACAATAATTGGTCACATTCCCATTTCATAAGAGTAGGCGATTCTGTAG AATTCAAGTTCGATGACAAATTCTACAACCTAATTCAGGTATCACAGAAAGAGTACCAGCATTGCACTTCACTTGAACCTCTAAGGATATTCAATAGTAGCCCAGTAATTCTTCCACTGAGGGAGAGAGGTGTGTTGTTCTTCATATGCAACATCCCAAACTACTGTTGTCTAGGCCAGAAGATTGTGATTTCTGTCCATAAAGATTCCTTAGAAAAAACCCCATCACCATCACCTTCTCAAGTGCCAATCACAATCTCTCCACACCCATCATCACCAAATGCTTCTGCTCCTCAACCCCATGGATCTTCTAGTGGCATGAGTAGCCCTCCATCTCCTACTACAAGCACTTCAGGAGGTAATGGTGGGAACTCTCCTGGACCATCTTCAACTCAAGAGGGAAAGTCTAATGCAGTGGCATTGGTAGGTGGGAGAAGTTTCACTGTATCTCTGGGGCAACTCTTATCTATGCTTGGTGCTTTCTTTGGATTATGGGTTATGTAG
- the LOC114402167 gene encoding RING-H2 finger protein ATL70-like: protein MNSSEETVLLLVSFIVLTLIVTLTAYVCSNNIPRTIPSVPGGATHSNNNHTTITVEPPEPRLDHTSVRSYPSLQFSKAKLCSSNSNSSSSSCSICLMDYKECDSLRVLPACAHFFHVKCVDPWLRINLTCPVCRTPIALPDICKNL, encoded by the coding sequence ATGAATAGTTCAGAGGAGACTGTGTTATTGCTTGTGAGCTTTATTGTTCTAACCCTTATAGTTACACTCACAGCTTATGTGTGCTCTAATAACATTCCACGCACTATTCCATCTGTGCCTGGTGGTGCCACACACTCCAACAACAACCACACCACAATCACTGTGGAGCCACCTGAGCCACGCTTAGATCACACTAGTGTCAGAAGCTATCCTAGTCTCCAATTCTCCAAGGCCAAATTGTGTAGTAGCAATAGTAATAGTAGCTCTTCAAGTTGTTCCATATGCTTGATGGATTACAAAGAGTGTGATTCCTTGAGAGTGCTTCCTGCTTGTGCTCACTTCTTCCATGTCAAGTGTGTTGATCCTTGGTTGAGAATCAATTTGACATGCCCGGTTTGTAGGACCCCAATAGCCCTCCCAGATATATGtaaaaatttgtaa
- the LOC114402954 gene encoding RING-H2 finger protein ATL70-like — translation MNNSTSNKEDNGFDPSEFTYGVAFVIGLVFLLVTIAFACVRLRMARGPNMLNILAGIPPSRQARSEEDSAEQGLHHIDTSFESYPKLLYSQVEKGSSSSSVVSSSCSICLGDYKESDTLRLLPHCDHLFHLACVDPWLRLHSTCPICRKSSIQASHSDSNI, via the coding sequence ATGAACAACAGCACCAGCAACAAGGAAGATAATGGCTTTGATCCAAGTGAGTTTACATATGGTGTAGCTTTTGTAATTGGCTTGGTCTTCTTACTTGTCACCATAGCTTTTGCATGTGTGCGTCTTCGCATGGCTCGTGGTCCTAACATGCTAAACATTTTGGCTGGTATTCCACCATCTCGCCAAGCACGATCAGAAGAAGATTCAGCTGAACAGGGGCTTCATCACATTGACACAAGTTTTGAGAGCTATCCGAAGTTGCTTTACTCTCAAGTAGAGAAGGGTTCAAGTAGTTCAAGTGTTGTTTCTTCTAGCTGCTCCATATGCTTAGGTGACTACAAAGAAAGTGACACGTTGAGGTTGCTTCCTCACTGTGACCATCTTTTCCACCTTGCTTGCGTTGATCCTTGGCTTAGGTTGCATTCAACTTGTCCCATATGTAGAAAATCATCTATTCAAGCTTCACATAGTGACTCCAATATTTAG